From the Thermococcus sp. 18S1 genome, one window contains:
- a CDS encoding DUF134 domain-containing protein, which translates to MPRGMGGGRGRGRGRRRKMRMIGFVPEVRHFYPALPPMGQPKPPIFMTYEEFEALRLVDHEGLTQEEAGKRMGVSRGTVWRALSSARKKVAQMLVEGRELIILPQGNEIPKTPSEEEL; encoded by the coding sequence ATGCCGAGGGGAATGGGAGGCGGTCGAGGCCGCGGAAGGGGAAGAAGAAGGAAAATGAGAATGATAGGCTTCGTCCCGGAGGTTAGACATTTTTATCCTGCATTGCCCCCCATGGGCCAGCCCAAACCGCCGATTTTCATGACATACGAGGAATTCGAGGCCCTTAGGCTGGTGGATCACGAGGGACTGACCCAGGAGGAGGCCGGAAAAAGAATGGGGGTTTCTAGGGGCACGGTGTGGAGGGCACTGAGCTCGGCCAGAAAAAAAGTTGCTCAGATGCTGGTTGAGGGAAGGGAACTCATAATTTTACCCCAAGGAAACGAGATTCCAAAAACTCCCAGTGAGGAAGAGCTATAA